The following coding sequences are from one Manduca sexta isolate Smith_Timp_Sample1 chromosome 7, JHU_Msex_v1.0, whole genome shotgun sequence window:
- the LOC115455554 gene encoding hemicentin-1 has translation MATNAWKLLILSFLIKSFAKCDDNFMKSSLVFVIDDTGSMANVINTVKQYANRIFDAVLNNEDSQIDNFVLVTFKDPYVRQRVVTRDRNAFKQALDSIIVGGGGDCPEFSLSGIELGLELSLPRSQVYVFTDASAKDYSIYEQVKNRAQEKSSQIIFALTAGCANEIILERSLVYDRLASATSGRVFHLWTQNIDELLNWLVENVKGRMAVVAKKEFPPGYHNLTYTKDHHTSQVFISVTGTKPQIHVVDPKGSVAPTRKVIDRSESAVVKVESQETGTYTASISSPSKTSVIVTGKTTIDFVHGFSTSIPTSIKGTSTKPLPDVKSYLLIDLDILKGGEVKLTSIRILDLEDNVLLEQQLKIVDEETRLYATVDPFEPPKQMFNILVTGYVVDNNEVVKRMVPTPLEPESVAPRIQDNGKTTYTALKEYDTVLKIPCHATGYPKPTMTWKVDGKPIPEGSKYSVKEGALIVRSPLVSDSGEYTCTATNKLGTDSKVFKGIVEDGINRYDKVHNVHVLAGKQFELKCQLPYSESDVITWFYNDQLINTKPHTKTLHLEGDISKDGNYSCRVSNENGYVMDTYEVDFGFAPTFKAYQDEVFDWRGKGDMDCAVTAKPSATVQWIYNGKRIGVDDDQLILPISGLGQYMCIATNAHGSVKRNFNITTSACLINNKEDLDWRSPIFVAEDGKWLHGKTENDFYVISNEEKLTLSCRSQDSVPNSFRTLPGTDEVKATCVGENKFLVDGKSYKYSDLKCDRDIKPQVKRTGEQCFNKDTEMIQIGYQLKEFVEVYRVCFDVVNNVPLYSQVKNLNDNKFTGSVPHWHVAPGLESKKKNSYTYNKSSQNCGVVKKQLLNGNYVPFGAAQRSTFIENLNTVPVWQNCDNSRADWSDIESALELYIDEIESMWSGASHYVDAGAE, from the exons ATGGCTACCAACGCTTGGAAGTTATTGATTTTGTCATTTCTCATAAAAAGTTTTGCAAAATGTgatgataattttatgaaaagtaGTTTAGTATTTGTCATCGATGATACGGGTTCGATGGCAAATGTTAtaaataccgtgaaacaatacgCCAACAGAATATTTGACGCTGTATTGAATAATGAAGACTCGCAAATCGATAATTTCGTTTTAGTGACGTTTAAGGATCCTT acgTTCGCCAACGCGTCGTGACGAGAGATCGTAATGCATTCAAACAAGCTTTGGACAGCATAATTGTAGGGGGAGGTGGTGATTGTCCAGAGTTTTCATTGTCAGGCATAGAGCTCGGTCTTGAGCTAAGTCTCCCGCGGTCTCAAGTATATGTGTTCACTGACGCTTCAGCAAAAGACTACTCTATTTATGAACAAGTCAAGAACCGCGCTCAGGAGAAATCATCACAG attaTATTCGCATTGACTGCTGGATGCGCAAATGAAATAATACTGGAACGCTCATTGGTATATGATCGATTGGCGTCAGCGACCTCCGGCCGTGTATTCCATTTATGGACACAAAACATTGACGAG CTACTGAACTGGCTGGTTGAAAACGTGAAAGGGCGAATGGCTGTAGTGGCCAAGAAAGAGTTTCCACCAGGATACCATAATTTAACT tataCCAAAGACCATCATACCAGCCAAGTGTTTATATCAGTCACAGGGACAAAACCACAAATTCACGTCGTTGACCCTAAAGGTTCCGTAGCGCCCACGAGAAAGGTTATTGATAGATCTGAAAGTGCG GTTGTTAAGGTGGAAAGTCAAGAAACTGGCACTTACACAGCATCAATAAGCAGTCCAAGTAAGACGAGCGTTATTGTCACTGGGAAAACAACAATTGATTTCGTACACGGATTTTCTACTTCCATACCCACATCTATAAAGGGAACGTCTACCAAACCGCTACCAG ATGTCAAGTCATACTTATTGATCGATTTAGATATATTGAAAGGTGGCGAAGTAAAATTAACCAGCATTCGAATATTGGACTTGGAAGACAATGTATTGTTGGAACAACAACTGAAAATTGTCGATGAGGAGACGCGTTTGTATGCTACTGTTGATCCTTTTGAACCACCGAAACAGATGTTTAATATTCTT GTGACTGGCTATGTCGTAGACAATAATGAGGTAGTTAAGAGGATGGTTCCTACACCTCTTGAACCCGAATCAG TTGCACCGCGCATACAGGATAATGGTAAAACGACGTATACTGCGCTGAAAGAATATGACACAGTTCTGAAGATCCCATGCCATGCTACAGGATACCCGAAGCCAACCATGACGTGGAAAGTTGACGGGAAACCCATTCCGGAAG GTTCGAAATACTCGGTCAAGGAGGGAGCATTGATCGTTCGCTCACCACTTGTAAGTGACAGCGGCGAATACACTTGCACAGCTACGAACAAACTAGGGACAGACAGCAAGGTCTTCAAAGGAATTGTGGAAG atggAATAAATAGATATGACAAGGTTCATAACGTTCATGTATTAGCAGGAAAACAGTTTGAACTAAAATGTCAGCTGCCATATTCAGAGTCTGATGTAATTACGTGGTTTTAC AATGATCAACTAATCAATACGAAACCTCACACAAAGACACTGCACTTGGAAGGTGACATATCTAAAGATGGTAACTACTCATGTCGAGTCAGCAACGAAAATGGCTATGTGATGGATACGTACGAAGTAGACTTCGGATTCGCCCCAACATTCAAGGCCTATCAGGATGAGGTATTTGATTGGAGAGGCAAAGGAGACATGGATTGTGCTGTAACTGCTAAACCTAGTGCTACG gTCCAATGGATTTATAACGGGAAACGTATAGGCGTAGATGATGATCAATTGATTTTGCCGATATCTGGATTGGGACAGTACATGTGTATCGCGACTAACGCCCATGGCTCCGTAAAGAGAAATTTCAATATAACCACCTcag CCTGCCTTATAAACAACAAAGAGGATTTGGACTGGCGTTCACCGATTTTCGTTGCTGAAGATGGAAAATGGTTACATGGTAAAACAGAAAACGACTTTTACGTAATATCTAATGAAGAGAAACTCACTTTATCCTGCCGAAGCCAGGACTCAGTGCCGAACTCGTTTAGAACGCTTCCAGGAACTGACGAAGTTAAGGCTACATGTGTTGGTGAAAATAAGTTTTTAGTCGACGGAAAATCTTACAAATACTCTGATTTAAAATGTGATCGAGATATTAAGCCTCAAGTGAAAAGAACAGGAGAGCAGTGTTTCAACAAAGACACAGAAATGATTCAAATCGGTTACCAGCTTAAAGAATTTGTTGAAGTATACAGAGTTTGTTTCGACGTCGTAAACAATGTTCCATTGTACTCACAAGTCAAAAATCTTAACGATAACAAATTTACTGGATCTGTGCCTCATTGGCACGTAGCTCCCGGCTTAGAATCCAAAAAGAAAAACTCGTATACCTACAATAAGTCATCGCAAAATTGCGGTGTCGTTAAGAAACAGTTGCTTAATGGCAATTACGTTCCCTTTGGTGCGGCTCAGCGTAGTACCTTCATTGAAAACTTAAACACAGTACCCGTTTGGCAAAACTGTGATAATTctaga gcgGATTGGAGTGACATAGAATCAGCTCTAGAACTCTATATTGACGAAATTGAGAGCATGTGGTCGGGGGCAAGTCACTATGTTGATGCTGGGGCCGAATAA